The following are from one region of the Bradyrhizobium septentrionale genome:
- a CDS encoding FAD-binding dehydrogenase produces the protein MADDADVIVIGAGLAGLVAATEIADAGKRVIVLDQEGEQSIGGQAFWSFGGLFLVDSPEQRRLGIKDSADLALQDWMGTAGFDREEDHWPRKWAEAYVAFAAGEKRDWLRAMGHRIFPVVGWAERGGYDAMGHGNSVPRFHVTWGTGPGIVEPFERRAREAAKSGRLVFKFRHRVDALDVSNGVVDGVRGVILEPTGVERGKSSSRNVVGDFRLRAQAVIVASGGIGGNHDLVRQNWPKRLGEPPKFMISGVPEHVDGRMIGITEAAGGRLINRDRMWHYVEGIQNWNPIWPRHGIRILPGPSSLWFDASGKRLPAPLFPGSDTLGQLHYITGTGYDYSWFILTQSIIKKEFALSGSEQNPDLTGKSWRMTIKRATNKGAPAPVEAFKQHGADFIVRDNLADLVGAMNKLAGNDLLQLDAIKTQIEARDREITNPYVKDAQVMNLHNARRYIGDRLIRTAKPHRILDPEHGPLIAVKLNILTRKTLGGFETDLDSRVFGNDHQIIRGLYAAGEAAGFGGGGVHGYRSLEGTFLGGCLFSGRNAGRAAAKAVG, from the coding sequence ATGGCTGACGATGCGGATGTGATCGTGATTGGCGCCGGGCTGGCAGGCTTGGTCGCCGCAACCGAGATCGCCGACGCCGGCAAGCGCGTCATCGTGCTCGACCAGGAAGGGGAACAGAGCATCGGCGGCCAGGCCTTCTGGTCGTTCGGCGGATTGTTTCTGGTCGATTCGCCGGAGCAGCGCCGGCTTGGCATCAAGGATTCCGCAGACCTCGCACTGCAGGACTGGATGGGCACCGCCGGTTTCGATCGTGAGGAGGATCACTGGCCGCGCAAATGGGCGGAAGCCTATGTCGCGTTCGCCGCGGGCGAGAAACGCGACTGGCTGCGCGCGATGGGCCATCGCATCTTCCCGGTGGTCGGCTGGGCCGAACGCGGCGGCTACGACGCAATGGGCCATGGCAATTCGGTGCCGCGCTTTCACGTCACCTGGGGCACCGGTCCCGGCATCGTCGAGCCGTTCGAGCGTCGCGCACGCGAGGCCGCGAAAAGCGGACGGCTGGTGTTCAAATTCCGCCATCGGGTCGACGCGCTTGATGTCAGCAACGGCGTGGTCGACGGCGTGCGCGGCGTGATCCTGGAACCAACAGGCGTCGAGCGCGGCAAGAGTTCCTCGCGCAATGTCGTCGGCGATTTTAGACTTCGCGCCCAGGCGGTGATCGTCGCCTCCGGCGGCATCGGCGGCAATCATGATCTGGTGCGGCAGAACTGGCCGAAGCGGCTCGGCGAACCGCCCAAATTCATGATCTCCGGCGTGCCCGAACATGTCGACGGCCGCATGATCGGCATCACCGAAGCCGCCGGCGGCCGGCTGATCAACCGCGACCGGATGTGGCACTACGTCGAGGGCATCCAGAACTGGAACCCGATCTGGCCGCGGCACGGCATCCGGATTCTGCCCGGACCATCGTCGCTATGGTTCGACGCGTCAGGCAAGCGGCTGCCGGCGCCGCTGTTCCCGGGCTCCGACACGCTCGGGCAACTGCATTACATCACGGGCACGGGCTACGACTATTCGTGGTTCATCCTGACCCAGAGCATCATCAAGAAGGAGTTCGCGCTGTCCGGCTCGGAGCAGAACCCGGACCTCACGGGCAAGAGTTGGCGCATGACCATCAAGCGCGCCACCAACAAGGGCGCGCCGGCGCCGGTCGAAGCCTTCAAGCAGCACGGCGCCGATTTCATCGTGCGCGACAATCTTGCCGATCTCGTTGGTGCCATGAACAAGCTCGCTGGAAACGACCTGTTGCAGCTCGATGCCATCAAGACGCAGATCGAGGCGCGCGACCGCGAGATCACCAATCCCTACGTCAAGGATGCGCAGGTGATGAACCTGCACAATGCGCGCCGCTATATCGGCGACCGGCTGATCCGCACCGCGAAACCGCATCGGATCCTCGATCCCGAGCACGGCCCGCTGATCGCGGTGAAGCTCAACATCCTCACCCGCAAGACCCTCGGCGGCTTCGAGACCGACCTCGATTCGCGCGTGTTCGGCAATGATCACCAGATCATCCGCGGGCTCTATGCGGCCGGCGAAGCCGCCGGCTTCGGCGGTGGCGGGGTGCACGGCTATCGCTCGCTGGAGGGCACGTTCCTCGGCGGCTGCCTGTTCTCGGGCCGCAACGCCGGACGCGCGGCGGCGAAGGCGGTGGGCTAA
- a CDS encoding SCO family protein, with the protein MPRTTRPLVIFAAFAGSLAVGLFLMLWAVGGLRTVAAPAAIGGPFQLTDQAGQTVTDKNLRGKPTLIFFGFTHCPDVCPTSLFEISEVLKAMGKDADRVNAYFVSVDPERDTATAMKDYLSSFDPHLKGLTGDPAAIAKVLSSYRVYAKKVPLKDGDYTMDHTALIYLMDRDGRFVSPFNLKRTPEEAAADLKRYL; encoded by the coding sequence ATGCCTCGGACCACTCGCCCGCTGGTGATCTTCGCCGCCTTCGCCGGCAGCCTCGCGGTCGGCCTGTTCCTGATGCTGTGGGCGGTCGGGGGCCTCCGCACTGTTGCCGCCCCGGCCGCGATCGGCGGCCCGTTCCAGCTCACCGACCAGGCCGGCCAGACCGTCACCGACAAGAACCTCCGGGGCAAGCCGACGCTGATCTTCTTCGGCTTCACCCATTGCCCGGACGTCTGCCCGACCTCGCTGTTCGAGATTTCCGAGGTCCTGAAGGCGATGGGCAAGGACGCCGATCGCGTGAATGCCTATTTCGTCTCGGTCGATCCGGAACGCGACACCGCCACCGCGATGAAGGATTATCTTTCGAGCTTCGATCCGCACCTCAAGGGCCTGACCGGCGACCCCGCCGCGATCGCCAAGGTGCTGTCGAGCTATCGCGTCTACGCCAAGAAGGTGCCGCTGAAGGATGGCGACTACACGATGGATCACACCGCGCTGATCTATCTGATGGATCGGGACGGCCGTTTCGTTTCGCCGTTCAATCTGAAACGGACGCCGGAAGAGGCCGCGGCCGATCTGAAACGATATCTCTGA
- a CDS encoding transporter substrate-binding domain-containing protein, with protein sequence MTVVLLALAGPAIAQTPPTQAPQAPAAKTAPTPAPAPSAKPAPAQTAPAPPPAAAAPPTPTLPPKAAAEAAPQAVPGLWDPRRRPDRPDLSRLTVIRFLTETDYPPFNFTGPDGNPAGFNVDLARSLCDEIKVTCTIQMRRFETLIDALATNRGDAIIASMAVTPQLRAKVDFTDPYYRAPARFVSRRDNVMPEIRPEYLEGKKVGVIAGTSHEAYLKAMFTDAEIHSYPDNDALRAALRRGEVDFIFGDAISLAFWINGTDSAECCAFSGGPFVESRFFGEGVGIAVRKGNDLLRQSLNWALFRIWEKGRFTDLWLRYFSISPF encoded by the coding sequence ATGACGGTTGTCCTGCTGGCTTTGGCAGGCCCTGCGATCGCGCAGACGCCCCCCACTCAGGCACCGCAAGCGCCCGCCGCCAAGACGGCTCCAACTCCGGCTCCCGCTCCGTCCGCCAAGCCGGCTCCTGCACAGACGGCGCCTGCGCCGCCTCCCGCCGCTGCGGCGCCACCGACCCCAACCCTGCCGCCCAAGGCCGCTGCCGAGGCCGCGCCACAGGCGGTGCCCGGCTTGTGGGACCCGCGGCGGCGCCCGGACCGGCCGGACCTGTCGCGCCTCACCGTGATCCGCTTCCTGACCGAGACCGACTATCCGCCGTTCAACTTCACCGGGCCCGACGGCAATCCGGCCGGTTTCAACGTCGACTTGGCGCGTTCGCTCTGCGACGAGATCAAGGTCACCTGCACCATCCAGATGCGCCGCTTCGAGACCCTGATCGATGCGCTGGCCACCAACCGGGGCGATGCCATCATCGCGTCGATGGCGGTGACGCCGCAGTTGCGCGCCAAGGTCGATTTCACCGATCCCTATTACCGCGCGCCGGCACGCTTCGTGTCGCGCCGCGACAATGTGATGCCGGAAATCCGCCCGGAATATCTCGAGGGCAAGAAGGTCGGCGTGATCGCCGGCACCTCGCACGAGGCCTATCTCAAGGCGATGTTCACCGACGCCGAGATCCATTCCTATCCGGATAACGATGCGCTGCGCGCGGCGCTGCGCCGCGGCGAGGTCGACTTCATCTTTGGCGATGCGATCTCGCTCGCGTTCTGGATCAACGGTACCGATTCCGCCGAATGCTGCGCGTTCTCCGGCGGCCCGTTTGTCGAAAGCCGCTTTTTCGGTGAGGGCGTCGGCATCGCCGTCCGCAAGGGCAACGATCTGCTCCGGCAGTCGCTGAACTGGGCGCTGTTCCGGATCTGGGAGAAAGGCCGCTTCACCGATCTGTGGCTGCGCTATTTCTCGATCAGCCCGTTTTGA
- a CDS encoding lysine--tRNA ligase, translated as MSVIDLAASPSDLRALAEQSNAWPFEQAKAIVARLKKNPKDEVLFETGYGPSGLPHIGTFGEVARTTMVRHAFRVLTEDKIKTRLLAFSDDMDGLRKVPDNVPNKELLGQHLGMPLTKVPDPFGTHPSFGQHNNARLRAFLDQFGFDYEFASSTEYYTSGRFDAALLRMLERIEKVMAIMLPSLREERAASYSPFLPICPRTGLVLYVPVTAHDAKAGTISYEDPDTKESVTVPVTGGRCKLQWKPDWAMRWYALGVDYEMAGKDLIDSVKLSGKICSALGGTPPEGFNYELFLDEKGQKISKSKGNGLTIDEWLRYASPESLSLFMYREPKAAKRLYFDVIPRNVDEYQQFLDGFTRQEARQQLQNPVWHVHSGKPPQADMPVTFQLLLTLVSSSNAENAETLWGFIGRYRPGVTPQTHPKLDAMVGYAINYYRDFVAPTKQFREPTDGERAALQDLRDALANIPADATAEDIQNVVYEIGRREPFLDVVKKGKDGRPGVSLDWFNMLYQVLLGQEKGPRFGSFVAVYGVQNAVNMIDGALARSS; from the coding sequence ATGTCCGTGATTGATCTTGCTGCCAGCCCGAGCGACCTGCGGGCGCTCGCCGAACAATCCAACGCCTGGCCGTTCGAGCAGGCGAAAGCGATTGTGGCGCGGCTGAAGAAAAATCCGAAGGACGAGGTGCTGTTCGAGACCGGCTACGGCCCGTCGGGCCTGCCGCATATCGGCACGTTCGGCGAGGTCGCGCGCACCACGATGGTGCGCCACGCCTTCCGCGTGCTCACCGAGGACAAGATCAAGACCCGCCTGCTCGCCTTCTCCGACGACATGGACGGACTGCGCAAGGTGCCGGACAACGTGCCGAACAAGGAGCTGCTCGGGCAGCATCTCGGCATGCCCTTGACCAAGGTGCCGGACCCGTTCGGCACCCATCCGAGCTTCGGCCAGCACAACAATGCGCGGCTACGCGCCTTCCTCGACCAGTTCGGCTTCGACTATGAATTCGCGAGCTCGACCGAATATTACACCTCCGGCCGGTTCGACGCTGCGCTGCTCCGCATGCTGGAGCGGATCGAGAAGGTGATGGCGATCATGCTGCCGTCGCTGCGCGAGGAGCGGGCGGCGAGCTACTCGCCGTTCCTGCCGATCTGTCCGCGCACCGGCCTCGTGCTCTACGTGCCGGTGACGGCACACGACGCCAAGGCCGGCACGATCTCCTATGAGGATCCCGACACCAAGGAGAGCGTCACCGTTCCCGTCACCGGTGGCCGCTGCAAGCTGCAATGGAAGCCGGACTGGGCGATGCGCTGGTACGCGCTCGGCGTCGACTATGAAATGGCCGGCAAGGACCTGATCGACTCCGTGAAGCTGTCGGGCAAGATCTGCTCGGCGCTCGGCGGCACGCCGCCGGAAGGCTTCAACTACGAACTGTTCCTCGACGAGAAGGGCCAGAAGATCTCGAAGTCGAAGGGCAACGGGCTGACCATCGACGAATGGCTGCGCTACGCCTCGCCGGAATCACTGTCGCTGTTCATGTACCGCGAGCCCAAGGCGGCGAAGCGGCTCTATTTCGACGTCATCCCGCGCAATGTCGACGAGTACCAGCAGTTCCTCGACGGCTTCACGCGGCAGGAGGCGCGGCAGCAGCTGCAGAATCCGGTCTGGCATGTCCATTCCGGCAAGCCGCCGCAAGCCGACATGCCCGTCACCTTCCAGCTCCTGCTGACGCTGGTGTCGTCGTCGAACGCGGAGAATGCCGAGACGTTGTGGGGCTTCATCGGCCGCTACCGGCCGGGCGTGACGCCGCAGACCCATCCGAAGCTCGATGCAATGGTCGGCTATGCTATCAACTACTATCGCGACTTCGTGGCGCCGACCAAGCAGTTCCGCGAGCCGACCGACGGGGAACGCGCCGCGCTGCAGGATCTGCGCGATGCGCTTGCCAACATTCCGGCGGATGCGACCGCGGAGGACATCCAGAACGTGGTCTATGAGATCGGCCGCCGCGAGCCGTTCCTCGACGTGGTCAAGAAGGGCAAGGACGGCCGTCCCGGCGTCTCGCTCGACTGGTTCAACATGCTCTACCAGGTGCTGCTCGGCCAGGAGAAGGGCCCGCGCTTCGGCTCCTTCGTCGCGGTCTACGGCGTACAGAACGCGGTCAACATGATCGACGGCGCGCTGGCGCGGTCGTCGTAG
- a CDS encoding IS630 family transposase (programmed frameshift): MGKPYSLDLRKRVVSAIEGGMSRNQAAKQFGVAISTAIGWMQRVEETGSVEPGQMGGHKPRAVSGDHAAWLSQRIKDGDFTIRGLVAELAGRGLKVDYHSVWDFVHAEKLSFKKSVAAGERDRPAVARRRAQWTKYQGRVEAERLVFIDETWTRTDMAPLRGWAPRGHRLPATVPHGRWKTMTFLAALRHDRIDAPWFIEGPIDGVSFRTYVEKVLLPVLRPGDIVVLDNLGSHRSKAVRQLIRSVGAKLFFLPKYSPDLNPIEQVFAKLKHLLRKAAARTVDAVCAAIGHALDAFTPEECANYLKNSGYRT, from the exons ATGGGCAAGCCTTATTCTCTGGATCTTCGCAAGCGAGTCGTGTCGGCGATCGAGGGCGGGATGTCTCGCAATCAGGCGGCCAAGCAGTTTGGGGTCGCGATCAGCACCGCAATCGGTTGGATGCAGCGGGTCGAGGAGACCGGCAGCGTTGAGCCTGGCCAGATGGGCGGTCATAAGCCGAGGGCGGTTTCGGGAGACCACGCGGCTTGGCTGTCGCAGCGGATCAAGGACGGCGATTTCACTATACGGGGGCTCGTTGCCGAGCTTGCTGGACGCGGCCTGAAGGTCGACTATCACTCGGTGTGGGACTTCGTGCACGCCGAGAAGCTAAGCTTC AAAAAAAGCGTGGCGGCTGGCGAACGGGATCGACCCGCGGTCGCGCGGCGGCGAGCCCAGTGGACAAAATATCAAGGGCGCGTCGAAGCTGAGCGGCTCGTCTTCATCGACGAGACATGGACCAGAACCGATATGGCGCCTTTGCGTGGATGGGCACCGCGCGGGCACAGACTTCCTGCCACGGTTCCCCACGGTCGCTGGAAGACCATGACCTTCCTGGCGGCCTTGCGCCATGACCGGATCGATGCGCCATGGTTCATCGAGGGGCCGATCGATGGCGTGAGCTTTCGCACCTATGTCGAGAAGGTTCTTCTGCCTGTCCTTCGACCCGGCGATATCGTCGTCTTGGATAACCTCGGTAGCCACAGGAGCAAAGCAGTTCGCCAACTCATCCGTTCGGTCGGCGCCAAACTCTTCTTCCTGCCCAAATACTCGCCCGACCTGAACCCGATCGAACAGGTCTTTGCCAAGCTCAAGCATCTGCTCCGCAAAGCTGCCGCGCGAACCGTCGACGCGGTCTGCGCCGCAATCGGCCACGCACTCGACGCCTTCACCCCCGAGGAATGCGCCAATTACCTGAAAAATTCAGGCTATCGAACTTAA
- a CDS encoding class II aldolase/adducin family protein, with protein sequence MQFRVSPTSLQDSSSAEEWQARVDLAAAHRLAFNHGFSEGIFNHLTLVVPGRTDRYYQIPFGMHWSEVTASSFMEVGIDDAEVKRGEGEVERSCYCIHAPIHKALPQAKAVFHTHMPYASALTRLEDPRIKEIGQTEVGLSEAIAYDDLYTGPALDPEEGARLTKVIGNKTILFMANHGISTVGATVADAYDRLYYIERAAQVQIYAMWTQQPLKQLPQHVVEKTKRDFRDDHLYNGPTPAQRHFDALKRMLDRKEPDYAT encoded by the coding sequence ATGCAGTTCAGGGTTTCGCCGACATCGCTGCAGGACAGTTCGAGCGCCGAGGAATGGCAGGCGCGGGTCGATCTTGCGGCGGCGCACCGGCTCGCCTTCAACCACGGCTTTTCGGAAGGCATCTTCAACCATCTCACCTTGGTGGTGCCCGGCCGCACCGACCGCTACTACCAGATCCCGTTCGGCATGCATTGGTCGGAGGTCACGGCGTCATCCTTCATGGAGGTCGGCATCGACGATGCCGAGGTGAAGCGCGGCGAGGGCGAGGTCGAGCGTTCCTGCTATTGCATCCATGCGCCGATCCACAAGGCGCTGCCGCAGGCCAAGGCCGTATTCCATACCCATATGCCGTATGCGAGCGCGCTGACCCGCCTCGAGGATCCGCGCATCAAGGAGATCGGGCAGACCGAGGTCGGGCTGTCGGAGGCGATCGCCTATGACGATCTCTACACCGGCCCCGCGCTCGATCCCGAGGAGGGCGCACGGCTCACCAAGGTGATCGGTAACAAGACCATTTTGTTCATGGCCAATCACGGCATCTCGACCGTCGGCGCGACCGTCGCCGACGCCTATGACCGGCTCTATTACATCGAGCGCGCGGCGCAGGTGCAGATCTACGCGATGTGGACCCAGCAGCCGCTCAAGCAATTGCCGCAGCATGTGGTTGAGAAGACCAAGCGCGATTTTCGCGACGACCATCTCTACAACGGCCCGACCCCGGCGCAGCGGCATTTCGATGCGCTGAAGCGGATGCTGGACCGCAAGGAGCCGGACTACGCGACGTAG
- a CDS encoding S24 family peptidase: MAKQPKAARPLTHAQVWAALDRLAERAGLSPSGLAKQSGLDPTTFNKSKRVTGDGRERWPSTESLSKALAASNASMETFVQLLGDGPRGGQSVPLIGFAQAGAGGFFDDSGFPAGKGWDEVALPATTDEHAYALEIEGGSMKPAYREGDIIVVSPATAIRRGDRVVVRTTGGEVMVKELRRRTAKVLELASLNPEHPDRMLDAEEVVWIARIVWASQ; encoded by the coding sequence ATGGCCAAACAGCCCAAAGCCGCCCGACCGCTGACCCACGCTCAGGTCTGGGCCGCGCTCGACCGGCTCGCCGAACGCGCCGGCCTGTCGCCGTCCGGCCTTGCCAAGCAGTCCGGGCTCGATCCCACCACCTTCAACAAATCCAAGCGCGTGACCGGCGACGGGCGCGAGCGCTGGCCGTCGACCGAATCGCTCTCCAAGGCGCTGGCCGCGAGCAATGCCAGCATGGAGACCTTCGTGCAACTGCTCGGCGACGGCCCGCGCGGCGGCCAGTCGGTGCCGTTGATCGGCTTCGCCCAGGCCGGCGCCGGCGGCTTTTTCGACGACAGCGGTTTTCCCGCCGGCAAGGGCTGGGACGAAGTGGCGCTGCCGGCCACCACCGACGAGCACGCCTATGCGCTGGAGATCGAGGGCGGCTCGATGAAGCCCGCCTATCGCGAAGGTGACATCATCGTGGTGTCACCCGCGACCGCGATTCGCCGCGGCGACCGCGTCGTGGTGCGCACGACCGGCGGCGAGGTGATGGTGAAGGAATTGAGGCGCCGCACCGCCAAGGTGCTGGAGCTCGCGTCGCTCAATCCGGAGCACCCCGACCGCATGCTCGATGCCGAAGAGGTGGTGTGGATCGCGCGCATCGTGTGGGCGAGTCAGTAG
- a CDS encoding DUF952 domain-containing protein: MPMIYKITPASAWREAERQGVYRGSADDQRDGFIHFSTASQVAETARKHYHGQTGLFLVAVDADALGDALRWERSRNDELFPHLYGELDLGAVIEILDLRARSDGGHDVPELKP, translated from the coding sequence GTGCCTATGATCTACAAAATCACCCCCGCTTCGGCCTGGCGTGAGGCCGAGCGGCAGGGCGTGTACCGGGGCAGCGCGGACGACCAGCGCGACGGCTTCATCCATTTTTCAACTGCCTCCCAGGTCGCCGAGACCGCGCGCAAGCACTACCACGGGCAAACCGGCCTGTTCCTGGTCGCGGTCGATGCCGATGCGCTTGGCGATGCCCTGCGCTGGGAGCGGTCGCGCAACGACGAGTTGTTCCCGCATCTCTATGGCGAACTCGATCTCGGCGCTGTCATCGAAATCCTCGACCTGCGCGCGCGCTCCGACGGCGGCCACGACGTTCCGGAGCTCAAGCCGTGA
- a CDS encoding quinone-dependent dihydroorotate dehydrogenase — MIRAFDAFSLPLLRWFDPEDAHRMAIQGLKLLPPIRQRVDDPKLAVRAFGLNFPNPIGMAAGFDKSAEVPDALLRLGFGFVEIGSVTPKPQAGNPRPRLFRLERDEAVINRMGFNNDGAEAVLRRLAARAAGGGIIGVNVGANKDSSDRVADYVKLIETFAPVASYFTVNVSSPNTPGLRNLQQSAALDDLLARVIDTRERVRKNAGDSPVLLKIAPDLSLAELDDVVHIARSRRVDGMIVANTTLARPSTLREENRAKEQGGLSGRPLFRLSTRMVAETYVRVEGAFPLIGVGGIDSGGAALTKIRAGASLIQLYSSLVYKGIGLVEDIKRDLSSTLLRTGRDSLSEIVGADAATITAEDWPVR; from the coding sequence GTGATCCGTGCCTTCGACGCCTTCTCGCTGCCGCTGCTGCGCTGGTTCGATCCGGAAGATGCCCATCGCATGGCGATCCAGGGCCTGAAGCTGCTGCCGCCGATCCGGCAGCGGGTGGATGATCCCAAGCTCGCGGTGCGCGCCTTCGGGCTCAATTTTCCGAATCCGATCGGCATGGCGGCGGGCTTCGACAAGAGCGCGGAAGTGCCCGACGCGCTGCTGCGGCTTGGCTTCGGCTTTGTCGAGATCGGCTCGGTGACGCCGAAGCCGCAAGCAGGCAATCCGCGGCCGCGGCTGTTTCGCCTGGAGCGCGACGAGGCCGTGATCAACCGCATGGGCTTCAACAATGACGGCGCGGAGGCCGTGCTGCGGCGGCTCGCCGCGCGGGCCGCCGGCGGCGGCATCATCGGGGTCAATGTCGGGGCCAACAAGGATTCGTCCGACCGTGTCGCCGACTACGTGAAGCTGATCGAGACGTTTGCCCCGGTCGCGAGCTATTTCACCGTCAATGTGTCCTCACCGAATACGCCGGGCCTGCGCAATCTGCAGCAATCGGCGGCGCTCGACGATTTGCTGGCGCGGGTCATCGATACCCGCGAACGCGTGCGCAAGAATGCCGGGGATTCGCCGGTCCTGCTCAAGATCGCGCCCGATCTGAGCCTCGCGGAACTCGACGATGTCGTGCACATCGCCCGCTCGCGGCGCGTCGACGGCATGATCGTCGCCAACACCACGCTGGCGCGTCCCTCGACCTTGCGCGAGGAGAACCGCGCCAAGGAGCAGGGCGGCCTGTCGGGCCGTCCGCTGTTCCGCCTGTCGACGCGGATGGTGGCCGAGACCTATGTCCGCGTCGAAGGCGCATTTCCGCTGATCGGCGTCGGCGGCATCGACTCCGGCGGCGCCGCGCTGACGAAAATTCGTGCCGGCGCCAGCCTGATCCAGCTCTATTCCTCGCTGGTCTACAAGGGCATCGGCCTTGTCGAGGACATCAAGCGCGACCTGTCCTCGACCCTGCTGCGCACCGGCCGCGACTCGCTGTCGGAAATCGTCGGCGCCGATGCCGCGACCATCACGGCCGAGGACTGGCCGGTGAGGTAA